In Anaerosporomusa subterranea, the genomic window CTTCACTACGGGCGTAACGGCCCTGCCAGAACCAGTGGTCGCCAGGATTGTTGTTCCGCTCGCCAAAGGGCTGGATTGTTTCCAGGGAATATGTTGGCTTAAAATCTTCACTGATATAAAAATTTAAAGTTGTTGTTTTCAGCCATTCCGGCCCCTCGGACTTGCCCTCCTGCAAATAGTAGGACAGCAGTTGGTTGCCAAACTGAAACATTTTATCTTGATCGGTAGTTTTATTTTTGCTAGAGGCTTCTATTTTTCTTGGCACTAAGACCGTTTGAGGAGTCTGGGATTTATCTAACTTTAGTACGATTGTAGCATCCTGTGATGCAGCCTGTTCTTGGGTAACTGCGGTTTTCTCTGCTGTATTAGCAGCCTGTGCCGTAGGAAGCACCAAATTAGTTAACACCAGTAGCCAAACAAGGATGTTAGTCAAATTTTTTTGTACCTGTCGTACCAAGATCATGTAGAAACGCCTCCTAAAATGTCCAGCCGAATCCACTTATAAATCGTAATATTTAGGCAAAAGACCCATTCGCTTTTATCACAATTTAGCACACCTGCCATTAAATGTTAATTATCCAAATAGATAGAATTTTTTATCCATTTGGATAATGACTCAGCAATTACGCGATTTTGCGCCAGTTCCATTTTCTCATTGGTATTTCTTGTATCCTTGAGTTGTTAACAATTACCGGGTATACTGGTGTTAAAATATACCTATTTTCAGGAGAAATTATGAATTTTTTTACCAGCAAAAAACCAGTGCTCTTTCTCACACTGGTTTTACTCCCTTTGCTTTTTGTCTATCTGCTAACCGTCATTCCTTTATCATCCGTAAAAGTTCCCAAAATCCGTCAGGGCATTTTGGATCTAAGCGATTGGGATTTTGAGCAAGATGGCATTGTCCCGTTGGACGGCGAATGGGAATTTTACTGGAATCAACTTCTCACCTACCAGGACTTTCACAACGGTACCCCCCAGAAAAGTTACGTCACTGTGCCCAGCATGTGGAATTATTATACTATTGACGGGTTCAACCCGCCTGGGTACGGATATGGCACCTATCGGTTAAAAATAAAAACAGCCGCTGCCGATCCGCAAAAAGCGGTAAAGATGACCACCATCTTCACCGCCTACAAACTCATGGTCAATAACGCCGTTGTGGCGGAGAACGGCGTTGTCAGCACTGACACCCAATCGTATTCTCCTGAATTCAAGCCGCAAATGGCAGTATTCAAAACTGACGCTGCCGAGTTTGAAGTCATTGTCCAAGTAGCCAACTTTACCTACGCTCGCGGCGGCTTAGGCTACTCCATCTATCTGGGAACCGCTCCGCAAATCGCCGCCTGGCACGAAAATAAACGGCAAATCGATGTTTTCCTGTTAGGTGCTATTTCTATCACTATCCTGTACCATGCCGCTTTTTATGTATTGCGGAGGCGCTGCAACAACCTCGCTGAATTATATTTTATACTGATTATGCTGATATTTGCCGGCATTATCGCTTTTGAAGACGAATGTATTATCCTGAGTATCTTTCCCACCTTGAGCTTTGATTGGATTATATTTTTCGAATATGCAACCCGTTACTGGGGTGCAGCGGCTTTTGCACTCTTCATGCACGAATTGTATCCAGAGGAATGTTCCCGGCGGATTCGAAACCTCCTTGTGGCCATATCCGCCTTTTGTACATTGGTTTCTCTGGTAACCTCCATCGGTTTTTATACGCAATTTGCTATGCTGATTGAACTTCTTCTCGGCGCTGTCGCCTTATACTATACCTATGTAGCTTGGGTGGCGGTCACCAGAAAGAGAACCGGCGCCGTCTTGCTGTTTGGTACCATTGTATTTTCCATCGGCGCCTTTATCTTTGACACCACATATTTTTGGAACATCCACAACAAAAAACATATCGCCGTCTTTCCCCTCATCAGCTTTATCCTCATTTTCGTCCAGTCCTTCATTTTATCCCAGCGATTTTCTGCTTCCTTCACCAAAATCGAAGCGCTGTCCAAAAAGCTCTTATCGCTAGACAAAATAAAGGATGCCTTTTTGGCCAATACCTCCCACGAACTGAGGACACCGCTCCACGGCATGATTTCGGTAACCCAATCGGTACTGGAAGACGCCGCCAACACTTTACCGCAAAAATGCCAGGAAAACCTTTCGCTGGTAGTATCCAGCGGCCAACGCCTGGCCACTCTCATTAATGACATATTGGATTACGAAAAAGTCAAATACGGCGATATCTCCCTGCACAAGCAGGCCGTCGATATCCGTCAAGTCATTCCGGCGACATTGGAAGTAAGCAAATAT contains:
- a CDS encoding ATP-binding protein yields the protein MNFFTSKKPVLFLTLVLLPLLFVYLLTVIPLSSVKVPKIRQGILDLSDWDFEQDGIVPLDGEWEFYWNQLLTYQDFHNGTPQKSYVTVPSMWNYYTIDGFNPPGYGYGTYRLKIKTAAADPQKAVKMTTIFTAYKLMVNNAVVAENGVVSTDTQSYSPEFKPQMAVFKTDAAEFEVIVQVANFTYARGGLGYSIYLGTAPQIAAWHENKRQIDVFLLGAISITILYHAAFYVLRRRCNNLAELYFILIMLIFAGIIAFEDECIILSIFPTLSFDWIIFFEYATRYWGAAAFALFMHELYPEECSRRIRNLLVAISAFCTLVSLVTSIGFYTQFAMLIELLLGAVALYYTYVAWVAVTRKRTGAVLLFGTIVFSIGAFIFDTTYFWNIHNKKHIAVFPLISFILIFVQSFILSQRFSASFTKIEALSKKLLSLDKIKDAFLANTSHELRTPLHGMISVTQSVLEDAANTLPQKCQENLSLVVSSGQRLATLINDILDYEKVKYGDISLHKQAVDIRQVIPATLEVSKYLAFSKPITLTSNLHSDLPLIEADENRLIQIIYNLLGNAIKFTEQGTITIAAVQTENMVEISVTDTGIGIPPDKIPDIFKSFEQLETISGGQYSDTGLGLSITKYLVEIHGGSIWATSEPGQGSTLTFSMPISHAQPKAGQPLPILSGKPGTQLPHSRLETPAFFPQDGEFTILFVDDDFANLQFLLNIAAAEHYSAIAVASGKEALEVLAQNKTIDLVILDIMLPVMSGYEVCRKLREDYSLFELPVLMMTAQHSADSMLTGFAAGANDFLSKPLNPSELKARMKTLLQLKKSVSQAIQAEMAFLQAQIKPHFLYNALNTIMSFCWTDAEKAGQLLLALSDYLRGSFNFGNVNQFSTLEKELEFVDSYLAIEKSRFEEKLSCQYHITVPPGSVKILTLVIQPLVENAIKHGILPKKDGGNVVISAARQQSKVVITIQDDGVGIPQDKLDSLLAGPTGKSIGLININRRLKRLYGHGLEIVSKVNSGTIVSITIPDERKEP